A genomic stretch from Oreochromis niloticus isolate F11D_XX linkage group LG11, O_niloticus_UMD_NMBU, whole genome shotgun sequence includes:
- the LOC106099012 gene encoding uncharacterized protein LOC106099012 gives MDPKRCKGRGRGGERGRGERGGRGGERGRGEGGGGGGRGGGGGEGGGGGERRRQGRGRARARRQSVSDEIRATLVDHVLVHGMTMREAGQRVQPNLSRFTVASIIRTFREENRTQRRPPGGGRLRLLSEEQERELVNMVIANNVIRLQEIQRRVIEDDHLFRGINAISLSTIDRILRKNQFRMKQAYRVPFERNSDRVKNQRVEYVQRIFEIEGRPVPHEMIFVDEAGFNLTKRRKRGRNIIGHRAIVNVPGQRGGNVTMCAAISQRGVLHRHAVLGPYNTMLLLAFLDGLRQHMFQLDYREPAQPEQPHYVVVWDNVSFHRAALVRDWFTNNPRFSNIFLPAYSPFLNPIEELFSAWRWKVYDREPYVCVHLLQAMEEACLDISVDACQGWIRHARGFYPRCLAGANIACDVDEILWPDPDQRQDAVVG, from the exons ATGGATCCAAAGAGATgcaaaggaagaggacgtggtggagaaagaggacgtggtgaaagaggaggacgtggtggagaaagaggacgtggtgaaggaggaggaggaggtggaagaggaggaggaggtggtgaaggaggtggaggtggagaacGACGGCGACAAGGAAGGGGAAGAGCAAGGGCACGAAGACAGTCAGTCTCGGATGAAATTCGAGCCACTTTAGTTGACCATGTCCTTGTCCATGGGATGACTATGAGGGAGGCTGGGCAACGAGtacaaccaaatttgagtcgcTTCACTGTTGCCTCCATCATCAGAACCTTCAGGGAGGAAAACAG GACACAGAGACGACCACCTGGTGGAGGCAGGTTAAGGCTTTTGTCGGAGGAGCAAGAGAGGGAACTTGTAAACATGGTAATTGCAAATAATGTAATCCGCCTGCAAGAGATTCAAAGGAGAGTGATTGAGGATGATCATCTTTTTCGAGGCATAAATGCCATCAGCCTCTCCACAATTGACCGCATCCTCCGAAAGAATCAATTCCGGATGAAACAGGCATACCGAGTCCCTTTCGAAAGAAACTCTGACAGAGTGAAAAACCAACGTGTGGAATATGTTCAG AGAATCTTTGAGATTGAAGGACGGCCTGTTCCCCATGAAATGATCTTTGTGGATGAGGCAGGTTTTAACCTgaccaaaagaaggaaaagggggaggaaCATAATTGGCCATCGGGCTATTGTAAATGTCCCTGGTCAGCGTGGGGGGAATGTCACTATGTGCGCAGCCATCAGCCAACGAGGGGTACTCCACCGCCATGCCGTACTAGGACCCTATAACACTATGCTTCTCCTTGCTTTTCTTGATGGTTTAAGACAACATATGTTCCAGCTGGACTACAGGGAACCAGCACAGCCAGAGCAGCCTCACTACGTTGTTGTGTGGGATAACGTCAGCTTCCATCGCGCTGCTCTGGTTCGTGACTGGTTTACCAATAACCCAAGGTTTTCTAATATCTTTCTGCCTGCATACTCCCCCTTTCTAAACCCGATAGAGGAGTTATTTTCGGCATGGCGGTGGAAAGTGTATGACCGAGAACCTTATGTCTGTGTTCACCTCCTTCAGGCCATGGAAGAGGCCTGCCTAGACATATCAGTAGATGCATGCCAGGGGTGGATCAGGCATGCAAGAGGATTTTACCCCCGCTGCCTGGCTGGGGCCAATATAGCCtgtgatgtggatgagattcTCTGGCCTGACCCAGACCAAAGACAAGATGCTGTGGTGGGATAA